One Amaranthus tricolor cultivar Red isolate AtriRed21 chromosome 1, ASM2621246v1, whole genome shotgun sequence DNA window includes the following coding sequences:
- the LOC130807204 gene encoding uncharacterized protein LOC130807204, with amino-acid sequence MSVGFGLDKYCTIKDIKIEFNSVMLGEWFNVSAVGFDTYHVGSKIVFFGINERTVLKFLGIDQKKGKISHNILSPLHKLLYNIARRFILPQNSKQSEGSFVGYGGLLTWMFKKFGVPLDGLQFPMGPNMKIGAKCLHNLHLKLNDEEILVHAVEEVNDVESEEEKVEEVKEQLVEEEKDQESVPTATTETAETREKGEAASKRESKEKGDAMEDNDDYTLSSD; translated from the exons atgtctgtaggGTTCGGTTTagacaagtactg CACTATTAAGgatataaaaatagaatttaatagtgtTATGTTAGGGGAATGGTTCAATGTCTCTGCTGTTGGATTTGACACCTATCATGTTGGCTCGAAGATAGTATTTTTCGGGATTAATGAACGAACTGTTCTGAAATTCTTAGGAATTGATCAAAAGAAAGGGAAAATAAGCCACAACATCCTGTCTCCtttgcataaattgttgtataatATTGCTCGTAGATTCATCTTACCACAAAACTCCAAACAAAGTGAA gGGAGTTTTGTTGGATATGGAGGGCTATTGACATGGATGTTCAAAAAATTTGGTGTACCTTTAGATGGCTTGCAGTTCCCTATGGGTCCTAATATGAAAATAGGTGCCAAATGCTTACACAATCTACAcctaaaattgaatgatgaagagATATTGGTACATGCTGTGGAAGAGGTTAATGATGTTGAATCAGAAGAGGAGAAGGTTGAGGAAGTAAAGGAACAACTAGTTGAGGAAGAAAAGGATCAGGAGTCTGTTCCCACTGCAACCACTGAAACAGCAGAAACTAGGGAAAAGGGAGAAGCAGCTAGTAAGAGGGAATCAAAAGAGAAAGGAGATGCTATGGAGGATAATGATGATTACACTCTAAGTAGTGACTAG
- the LOC130807188 gene encoding uncharacterized protein LOC130807188, which yields MVIAHIIPVNDEFPAPNPSDLDLWQRLDDIVRQWSYGTISNELPNSIIDPDDKAIDTWQRLENFFHYNKSARALNLDAQFTNTKLEHSDGVKSHCTRLTTLADSLKNVGDRVSDNRMALQLLRGPSEDYKPFQQGNASDLTTEAHDEVHVAKTTPPGPNPSFESS from the exons ATGGTCATTGCTCATATAATTCCAGTTAATGATGAGTTTCCAGCTCCGAATCCTTCTGACCTTGATTTATGGCAGCGACTTGATGACATTGTTCGACAATGGAGTTATGGTACGATCTCTAATGAACTTCCGAACTCCATTATTGATCCCGATGACAAGGCGATTGATACATGGCAACGTCTTGAAAATTTCTTCCATTACAACAAGTCTGCAAGAGCATTGAATCTCGATGCACAATTTACGAACACCAAGCTTGAGCATTCTGATGGTGTTAAATCTCATTGCACACGTCTTACGACCCTTGCTGATAGTTTGAAGAACGTGGGTGATAGGGTGTCCGATAATCGAATGGCACTTCAATTATTAAGAGGGCCCTCTGAGGACTACAAGCCCTTTC AACAAGGTAATGCATCTGACCTCACTACTGAAGCACATGACGAGGTGCATGTTGCTAAAACTACCCCACCGGGTCCGAACCCATCATTTGAATCCTCCTAG
- the LOC130807055 gene encoding acidic endochitinase SP2-like, whose translation MALHLKSSLVLALFIATISTFPTSLLGQNCGCAPDFCCSKFGFCGKTDPYCGEGCQSGPCKTKPQPTPTPTPSGGGGSVANIVSQSFFDSIIGQAAASCPGKNFYNRAAFLSAANAYPQFGTAASTDDAKREIAAFFAHVSHETGNLCHILERDGAVSDSYCDTSPQFAQYPCASGKKYFGRGPLQLSWNYNYGAAGKALNFNGLGNPEIVGIDVNIAFKASMWYWMTNVHSVVNQGFGATIKAINGALECNGKNQDQANNRVQYYQKYCATFGVSTGPGSLTC comes from the exons ATGGCATTACACTTAAAAAGTTCCTTAGTTTTAGCCCTTTTCATTGCAACAATTTCAACCTTCCCAACTTCTTTATTAGGCCAGAATTGTGGGTGTGCCCCGGACTTCTGCTGTAGCAAGTTCGGGTTTTGTGGGAAAACTGACCCATATTGTGGTGAAGGGTGTCAGTCTGGTCCATGTAAGACAAAACCGCAGCCAACACCAACACCAACACCAAGTGGGGGTGGTGGTAGTGTTGCTAATATTGTGAGTCAGTCATTTTTTGACAGCATAATTGGGCAGGCTGCTGCGTCTTGTCCTGGCAAAAATTTCTATAACCGTGCTGCTTTCTTGAGTGCTGCTAATGCTTACCCTCAATTTGGAACCGCTGCTTCAACTGATGATGCTAAGAGGGAAATTGCTGCTTTTTTTGCTCATGTCTCCCATGAAACTGGca ATTTGTGTCACATACTGGAGCGAGATGGAGCAGTGAGTGATTCATACTGCGATACATCCCCACAATTTGCGCAATACCCATGCGCATCAGGCAAAAAGTACTTCGGAAGAGGACCCCTTCAACTCTCATGGAACTACAATTATGGTGCTGCTGGTAAAGCACTTAACTTCAATGGTTTAGGCAACCCAGAAATAGTTGGTATTGATGTCAATATCGCTTTTAAGGCTTCAATGTGGTATTGGATGACTAATGTTCATTCAGTTGTTAACCAAGGTTTTGGAGCAACCATTAAAGCTATCAATGGTGCCCTTGAATGTAATGGTAAAAATCAGGATCAGGCTAATAATCGTGTTCAATATTACCAAAAGTATTGTGCTACTTTTGGAGTCTCTACTGGCCCTGGTAGCCTTACTTGTTaa